Proteins co-encoded in one Erwinia sp. genomic window:
- a CDS encoding hypothetical protein (ID:JIFNMEKO_01362;~source:Prodigal:2.6) — translation MKGFLFLGLLFSSLSIAGLPTDFWRLRYDDRGIPLVDVQIASRLHTLMLDTGSGEGIHLYKPNLDQLISDPYLKAVRQVPRRLIDVSGGENEVSSWKIERLLISNIAFHDVEAVIFKPWGFSMGGEQPVNEVLGLGIFHGRRVMIDFKNDRLSVLKNLPSDISNWSAYPVNKTASGLRVTVSVGGVPLHLIVDTGASHSLLFHNRLPAGTLFSGCRTLESEASNLDCRVTKFTMADNKGRLRTDLAIVTNGITPQELDFDGLLGMGFMRGHQVIIDMPENMLYIDR, via the coding sequence ATATGATGATCGAGGGATTCCATTAGTAGATGTGCAGATTGCAAGTAGACTTCACACGTTAATGCTAGATACTGGCAGCGGGGAAGGTATACATCTTTATAAACCCAATTTGGACCAACTCATTTCTGATCCATACCTGAAAGCTGTCCGGCAAGTTCCCCGCCGGTTGATCGATGTATCTGGGGGAGAAAATGAGGTATCTTCATGGAAAATCGAGAGATTACTTATTTCCAATATCGCTTTTCATGACGTTGAAGCTGTGATTTTTAAGCCATGGGGTTTCAGCATGGGCGGCGAACAACCTGTAAATGAAGTTCTGGGTCTCGGGATTTTTCATGGTCGTCGGGTGATGATTGACTTTAAAAATGACCGGCTGTCAGTGTTGAAAAATTTGCCTTCTGACATCAGTAATTGGTCTGCCTATCCAGTAAACAAAACAGCATCTGGATTACGGGTCACTGTATCAGTCGGAGGAGTACCTTTGCATTTAATTGTTGATACTGGCGCAAGCCACTCCCTTTTGTTCCACAATAGATTGCCAGCTGGTACCCTTTTTTCTGGCTGTCGAACGCTTGAGTCTGAAGCATCGAACTTAGATTGCAGGGTGACCAAATTCACAATGGCAGATAACAAAGGGAGGCTCAGGACTGATTTGGCTATTGTAACCAATGGGATAACACCCCAGGAATTAGATTTTGATGGGCTGCTTGGGATGGGTTTTATGCGGGGCCATCAAGTGATAATCGATATGCCTGAAAACATGCTGTATATCGATCGTTAA